Proteins encoded within one genomic window of Streptomyces profundus:
- a CDS encoding NUDIX hydrolase, whose protein sequence is MPFHHELPIRVNVLCTTHTLRVLLIRRPGGGAWDLPGGVVPAGGSVAETGSEVLASRTGYRRAIDSGLAFSLETDERGAVRELSYVLDGGITDGIPTEAIDLKPECRWAPMAELRKLAPVVQYAIIASGRSATFPLLTNGDFTVRTPSRLHTA, encoded by the coding sequence ATGCCCTTCCACCATGAGCTGCCGATCCGCGTCAATGTCCTCTGCACCACGCACACCCTGCGTGTTCTCCTGATCCGGCGCCCCGGTGGCGGGGCCTGGGATCTGCCGGGCGGGGTGGTCCCGGCCGGCGGGTCGGTCGCGGAGACGGGCAGCGAGGTGCTGGCGTCCAGGACCGGGTACCGACGGGCGATCGACTCGGGGTTGGCCTTCAGCCTGGAGACGGACGAGCGGGGCGCGGTGCGGGAGTTGAGCTATGTCCTGGACGGCGGGATCACGGACGGCATCCCCACCGAGGCGATCGATCTCAAGCCGGAGTGCCGGTGGGCGCCCATGGCGGAGTTACGCAAGCTCGCCCCGGTCGTCCAGTACGCCATCATCGCCTCGGGGCGCTCCGCCACGTTCCCGCTCCTGACCAACGGCGACTTCACGGTGCGGACGCCCAGCCGGCTCCACACGGCCTGA